The proteins below come from a single Maylandia zebra isolate NMK-2024a linkage group LG23, Mzebra_GT3a, whole genome shotgun sequence genomic window:
- the dnm3a gene encoding dynamin 3a isoform X1 has product MGNRGMEDLIPLVNRLRDALSSVGESCSLHLPQIAVVGGQSAGKSSVLENFVGRDFLPRGSGIVTRRPLILQLLSDNTEYGEFLHCQGKKFTDFDEIRKEIETETHRLTGSNKAISPVPIHLRIHSPHVLNLTLVDLPGITKVPVGDQPTDIEYQVRDMIMQYICKENCLILAVTPANTDLANSDALKLAKDVDPQGLRTIGVITKLDLMDEGTNARQILENKLLPLRRGYIGVVNRSQKDIDGKKDIKEALRAEKEFFLSHPAYKHMSEKMGTPYLQRILNQQFTNHIRDTLPAFRSHLQSQVLALKKEAEDYMQFNPNDPARRTKTLLQLVQRFAVDFEKLIEGSGDKVDTVNLSGGAKINRIFHERFPYELIKIGSDEGKLRTEINYAIRNTHGVRTGLFTPDTAFEAIVKKQISRLKGPCVKFIDMVSQELTTTLYQCIDKLSSFPKLRDETERIVTTEIRELETKCRDQVMLLIDIQVAYINTKHEDFVGFNNSPQMHNHTNTKIAARIGGKQGVAPHSSLIVIRKGWLTINNIGIMKGGAKEYWFILSAENLSWFKDDKEKEKKYMLPLDNLKLRDVEKGFMSSKYVFAIFNTELRNVYKDYKCLELACNSQEELDSWKASLLRAGVYPEKVAVDEQGNGPPENLSDPQLERQVETISNLVDSYMGIIYKTVRDLMPKTMMHLMINSVKEFISSELLAQLYALGECSALMDESPEQQQHRVEVLQKHAALKEALAAIGEISTSTCTTPLPPPVDSSWIKPSSLPKTAASGKPGIRSHAPPVPRVPSAGPKSSPNGSRQHTSQQNRTPALVPRRLPPAIPSVK; this is encoded by the exons GCCCCAGATTGCTGTGGTGGGCGGCCAGAGCGCAGGCAAGAGCTCCGTGCTGGAAAACTTTGTTGGCAG AGACTTCCTTCCGCGGGGTTCAGGAATTGTTACTCGGAGACCTTTAATTCTCCAGCTGCTAAGTGATAACACAG AGTATGGTGAATTTCTACATTGTCAGGGAAAGAAGTTTACAGATTTTGACGAGATCCGCAAGGAAATcgagacagaaacacacagacttacGGGATCTAATAAAGCCATCTCTCCTGTTCCCATCCACCTACGGATCCACTCACCACATG TGCTGAACCTGACTCTTGTAGACCTACCTGGCATCACCAAAGTGCCTGTAGGCGATCAGCCAACAGACATAGAGTACCAGGTACGAGACATGATCATGCAGTACATCTGTAAGGAAAACTGTCTCATCCTGGCTGTCACACCTGCCAACACTGACCTGGCCAACTCTGATGCACTTAAACTGGCCAAAGATGTTGACCCTCAAG GGCTGCGCACAATAGGTGTAATCACCAAGCTGGACCTGATGGATGAAGGAACAAATGCCAGACAAATACTAGAGAACAAGTTGCTTCCTTTACGCAGAG GTTACATAGGGGTGGTGAACCGTAGTCAGAAGGACATTGATGGGAAAAAGGACATTAAGGAAGCTCTGAGGGCAGAGAAGGAGTTCTTCCTGTCCCACCCAGCCTACAAACACATGTCTGAAAAAATGGGAACACCTTATTTACAAAGAATACTCAACCAG CAATTCACAAACCACATTCGGGACACACTGCCAGCCTTCCGTAGTCATCTGCAGAGCCAGGTTCTGGCATTGAAGAAAGAAGCTGAAGATTACATGCAGTTTAATCCAAATGACCCCGCACGAAGGACCAAGACATTGCTACA ATTAGTTCAGCGCTTTGCTGTTGACTTTGAGAAGCTGATTGAGGGCTCAGGTGACAAAGTAGACACCGTCAACCTGTCCGGAGGAGCTAAGATCAATCGAATCTTCCATGAACGTTTCCCCTATGAACTAatcaag ATCGGGTCTGATGAAGGGAAGCTGCGGACGGAAATCAACTATGCCATCAGAAACACCCATGGTGTCAG GACGGGTTTGTTCACCCCTGACACGGCCTTTGAAGCCATAGTAAAGAAACAGATATCGAGGTTAAAAGGGCCATGTGTTAAATTTATTGACATGGTCAGTCAGGAACTAACCACCACTCTGTACCAGTGTATCGACAAG CTCAGTTCCTTTCCCAAGCTGCGAGATGAGACAGAAAGAATTGTTACCACTGAAATTCGAGAACTAGAGACTAAATGCAGAGACCAG GTCATGTTGCTTATTGACATACAGGTAGCCTACATAAATACCAAACATGAAGACTTTGTTGGCTTCAATAA TTCCCCCCAGATGCACAATCACACCAATACCAAGATTGCTGCACGGATTGGAGGAAAACAG GGTGTGGCGCCTCATTCAAGTCTAATA GTCATACGCAAGGGTTGGCTGACCATCAATAACATTGGCATCATGAAAGGTGGAGCCAAGGAATACTGGTTCATACTTTCTGCAGAGAACCTCTCATGGTTCAAGGATGACAAG GAGAAGGAAAAGAAGTACATGCTTCCACTGGACAACTTAAAGCTCAGAGACGTGGAAAAGGGCTTCATGTCCAGCAAATATGTTTTTGCTATCTTCAACACAGAGTTAAG GAATGTGTATAAGGACTACAAATGCCTGGAGTTGGCCTGTAACTCTCAGGAGGAGCTGGACAGCTGGAAGGCTTCTCTGCTACGGGCCGGAGTCTACCCTGAGAAAGTTGCT GTGGATGAGCAGGGGAATGGACCTCCTGAAAACCTCTCCGACCCCCAGCTGGAACGTCAAGTGGAGACCATTAGTAACCTGGTTGATTCCTACATGGGCATCATCTATAAGACGGTCAGGGACTTAATGCCAAAGACCATGATGCACCTCATGATTAACAGT GTTAAGGAGTTCATTAGCTCTGAGCTCCTGGCCCAACTCTACGCTCTGGGAGAATGCTCAGCTCTGATGGATGAGTCACCAGAGCAGCAACAGCACCGAGTTGAAGTGCTCCAAAAGCATGCTGCCCTGAAGGAGGCGCTCGCTGCCATTGGAGAAATCTCCACCTCTACCTGCACTACCCCTTTGCCTCCACCTGTGGATTCTTCCTGGATAAAACCATCCAG CCTCCCTAAAACTGCAGCCAGTGGTAAGCCTGGGATCCGTAGCCATGCTCCACCTGTTCCTCGGGTGCCCAGCGCTGGACCCAAAAGCTCCCCTAATGGCTCTCGGCAGCACACTAGTCAACAAAATCGTACCCCAGCCTTGGTGCCAAG GAGGCTTCCCCCAGCAATCCCAAGTGTGAAATAA
- the pigc gene encoding phosphatidylinositol N-acetylglucosaminyltransferase subunit C, translating to MGPDGAPGPAVPWRKVLWERQPFPDNYVDQRFLEELRRNEGIRQYRYWAVVKEAGFVGQQLSCVAIFITLWLYMEQGLLLPETLLWSSLICALLGYGLHQALTSRVESCGEPRTHLADLQSAAIFLSFTFGFSPVLKTLTESVSTDTVYAMSALMLLAHLVSFPYAQPSPPGSLSLNAALFASVCLASRLPGALHTFAMLSCALLVFALWPCLLQTLRENAPGHFTGVCMGVCIGGIVGLGSQTLGGAVLLTLALASVTLLCPFLLVRLQRHKDNIHGPWDEAEIREDLSRFLH from the exons ATGGGGCCAGATGGTGCCCCAGGTCCAGCTGTGCCATGGCGTAAGGTGCTGTGGGAACGCCAGCCTTTTCCAGATAACTACGTAGACCAGCGGTTCTTGGAGGAGTTACGCAGGAACGAGGGCATCCGGCAGTACCGTTACTGGGCTGTAGTGAAGGAAGCTGGATTTGTAGGACAGCAGCTGTCTTGTGTGGCCATTTTTATCACCCTCTGGCTCTACATGGAGCAG GGTCTGCTGCTGCCTGAGACGTTGCTGTGGTCCAGCCTCATCTGTGCCCTACTGGGTTATGGACTTCATCAAGCCTTGACATCTCGCGTTGAATCATGTGGTGAACCCCGCACTCATCTGGCCGATTTACAGAGTGCAGCCATTTTCCTTTCCTTCACCTTTGGCTTCTCGCCAGTTCTTAAGACACTAACAGAGTCTGTGAGTACAGACACTGTGTACGCCATGTCTGCTTTGATGCTGCTGGCCCATTTGGTGTCGTTTCCTTACGCCCAGCCATCGCCTCCTGGAAGCCTCTCTTTAAATGCAGCTCTGTTTGCCTCGGTGTGCCTAGCCTCTAGGTTACCCGGAGCTCTGCACACTTTCGCCATGCTAAGCTGCGCCCTGCTGGTGTTTGCTCTGTGGCCCTGCCTGCTGCAGACGCTGAGGGAGAATGCCCCTGGCCATTTTACTGGGgtgtgcatgggagtttgcatTGGAGGGATAGTAGGTCTGGGGTCTCAGACGCTGGGTGGAGCTGTGCTCTTAACCCTGGCTTTAGCAAGTGTAACACTGCTCTGTCCTTTCCTGCTTGTCAGGCTGCAGAGGCACAAAGACAACATTCATGGACCCTGGGATGAGGCTGAGATTCGTGAGGACCTGAGCCGCTTCCTTCACTAA
- the dnm3a gene encoding dynamin 3a isoform X3: MGNRGMEDLIPLVNRLRDALSSVGESCSLHLPQIAVVGGQSAGKSSVLENFVGRDFLPRGSGIVTRRPLILQLLSDNTEYGEFLHCQGKKFTDFDEIRKEIETETHRLTGSNKAISPVPIHLRIHSPHVLNLTLVDLPGITKVPVGDQPTDIEYQVRDMIMQYICKENCLILAVTPANTDLANSDALKLAKDVDPQGLRTIGVITKLDLMDEGTNARQILENKLLPLRRGYIGVVNRSQKDIDGKKDIKEALRAEKEFFLSHPAYKHMSEKMGTPYLQRILNQQFTNHIRDTLPAFRSHLQSQVLALKKEAEDYMQFNPNDPARRTKTLLQLVQRFAVDFEKLIEGSGDKVDTVNLSGGAKINRIFHERFPYELIKIGSDEGKLRTEINYAIRNTHGVRTGLFTPDTAFEAIVKKQISRLKGPCVKFIDMVSQELTTTLYQCIDKLSSFPKLRDETERIVTTEIRELETKCRDQVMLLIDIQVAYINTKHEDFVGFNNSPQMHNHTNTKIAARIGGKQGVAPHSSLIVIRKGWLTINNIGIMKGGAKEYWFILSAENLSWFKDDKEKEKKYMLPLDNLKLRDVEKGFMSSKYVFAIFNTELRNVYKDYKCLELACNSQEELDSWKASLLRAGVYPEKVAVSTLTPNSTWMSRGMDLLKTSPTPSWNVKWRPLVTWLIPTWASSIRRSGT; this comes from the exons GCCCCAGATTGCTGTGGTGGGCGGCCAGAGCGCAGGCAAGAGCTCCGTGCTGGAAAACTTTGTTGGCAG AGACTTCCTTCCGCGGGGTTCAGGAATTGTTACTCGGAGACCTTTAATTCTCCAGCTGCTAAGTGATAACACAG AGTATGGTGAATTTCTACATTGTCAGGGAAAGAAGTTTACAGATTTTGACGAGATCCGCAAGGAAATcgagacagaaacacacagacttacGGGATCTAATAAAGCCATCTCTCCTGTTCCCATCCACCTACGGATCCACTCACCACATG TGCTGAACCTGACTCTTGTAGACCTACCTGGCATCACCAAAGTGCCTGTAGGCGATCAGCCAACAGACATAGAGTACCAGGTACGAGACATGATCATGCAGTACATCTGTAAGGAAAACTGTCTCATCCTGGCTGTCACACCTGCCAACACTGACCTGGCCAACTCTGATGCACTTAAACTGGCCAAAGATGTTGACCCTCAAG GGCTGCGCACAATAGGTGTAATCACCAAGCTGGACCTGATGGATGAAGGAACAAATGCCAGACAAATACTAGAGAACAAGTTGCTTCCTTTACGCAGAG GTTACATAGGGGTGGTGAACCGTAGTCAGAAGGACATTGATGGGAAAAAGGACATTAAGGAAGCTCTGAGGGCAGAGAAGGAGTTCTTCCTGTCCCACCCAGCCTACAAACACATGTCTGAAAAAATGGGAACACCTTATTTACAAAGAATACTCAACCAG CAATTCACAAACCACATTCGGGACACACTGCCAGCCTTCCGTAGTCATCTGCAGAGCCAGGTTCTGGCATTGAAGAAAGAAGCTGAAGATTACATGCAGTTTAATCCAAATGACCCCGCACGAAGGACCAAGACATTGCTACA ATTAGTTCAGCGCTTTGCTGTTGACTTTGAGAAGCTGATTGAGGGCTCAGGTGACAAAGTAGACACCGTCAACCTGTCCGGAGGAGCTAAGATCAATCGAATCTTCCATGAACGTTTCCCCTATGAACTAatcaag ATCGGGTCTGATGAAGGGAAGCTGCGGACGGAAATCAACTATGCCATCAGAAACACCCATGGTGTCAG GACGGGTTTGTTCACCCCTGACACGGCCTTTGAAGCCATAGTAAAGAAACAGATATCGAGGTTAAAAGGGCCATGTGTTAAATTTATTGACATGGTCAGTCAGGAACTAACCACCACTCTGTACCAGTGTATCGACAAG CTCAGTTCCTTTCCCAAGCTGCGAGATGAGACAGAAAGAATTGTTACCACTGAAATTCGAGAACTAGAGACTAAATGCAGAGACCAG GTCATGTTGCTTATTGACATACAGGTAGCCTACATAAATACCAAACATGAAGACTTTGTTGGCTTCAATAA TTCCCCCCAGATGCACAATCACACCAATACCAAGATTGCTGCACGGATTGGAGGAAAACAG GGTGTGGCGCCTCATTCAAGTCTAATA GTCATACGCAAGGGTTGGCTGACCATCAATAACATTGGCATCATGAAAGGTGGAGCCAAGGAATACTGGTTCATACTTTCTGCAGAGAACCTCTCATGGTTCAAGGATGACAAG GAGAAGGAAAAGAAGTACATGCTTCCACTGGACAACTTAAAGCTCAGAGACGTGGAAAAGGGCTTCATGTCCAGCAAATATGTTTTTGCTATCTTCAACACAGAGTTAAG GAATGTGTATAAGGACTACAAATGCCTGGAGTTGGCCTGTAACTCTCAGGAGGAGCTGGACAGCTGGAAGGCTTCTCTGCTACGGGCCGGAGTCTACCCTGAGAAAGTTGCTGTTAGTACTTTGACCCCTAATTCAAC GTGGATGAGCAGGGGAATGGACCTCCTGAAAACCTCTCCGACCCCCAGCTGGAACGTCAAGTGGAGACCATTAGTAACCTGGTTGATTCCTACATGGGCATCATCTATAAGACGGTCAGGGACTTAA
- the dnm3a gene encoding dynamin 3a isoform X4 yields MGNRGMEDLIPLVNRLRDALSSVGESCSLHLPQIAVVGGQSAGKSSVLENFVGRDFLPRGSGIVTRRPLILQLLSDNTEYGEFLHCQGKKFTDFDEIRKEIETETHRLTGSNKAISPVPIHLRIHSPHVLNLTLVDLPGITKVPVGDQPTDIEYQVRDMIMQYICKENCLILAVTPANTDLANSDALKLAKDVDPQGLRTIGVITKLDLMDEGTNARQILENKLLPLRRGYIGVVNRSQKDIDGKKDIKEALRAEKEFFLSHPAYKHMSEKMGTPYLQRILNQQFTNHIRDTLPAFRSHLQSQVLALKKEAEDYMQFNPNDPARRTKTLLQLVQRFAVDFEKLIEGSGDKVDTVNLSGGAKINRIFHERFPYELIKIGSDEGKLRTEINYAIRNTHGVRTGLFTPDTAFEAIVKKQISRLKGPCVKFIDMVSQELTTTLYQCIDKLSSFPKLRDETERIVTTEIRELETKCRDQVMLLIDIQVAYINTKHEDFVGFNNSPQMHNHTNTKIAARIGGKQGVAPHSSLIVIRKGWLTINNIGIMKGGAKEYWFILSAENLSWFKDDKEKEKKYMLPLDNLKLRDVEKGFMSSKYVFAIFNTELRWMSRGMDLLKTSPTPSWNVKWRPLVTWLIPTWASSIRRSGT; encoded by the exons GCCCCAGATTGCTGTGGTGGGCGGCCAGAGCGCAGGCAAGAGCTCCGTGCTGGAAAACTTTGTTGGCAG AGACTTCCTTCCGCGGGGTTCAGGAATTGTTACTCGGAGACCTTTAATTCTCCAGCTGCTAAGTGATAACACAG AGTATGGTGAATTTCTACATTGTCAGGGAAAGAAGTTTACAGATTTTGACGAGATCCGCAAGGAAATcgagacagaaacacacagacttacGGGATCTAATAAAGCCATCTCTCCTGTTCCCATCCACCTACGGATCCACTCACCACATG TGCTGAACCTGACTCTTGTAGACCTACCTGGCATCACCAAAGTGCCTGTAGGCGATCAGCCAACAGACATAGAGTACCAGGTACGAGACATGATCATGCAGTACATCTGTAAGGAAAACTGTCTCATCCTGGCTGTCACACCTGCCAACACTGACCTGGCCAACTCTGATGCACTTAAACTGGCCAAAGATGTTGACCCTCAAG GGCTGCGCACAATAGGTGTAATCACCAAGCTGGACCTGATGGATGAAGGAACAAATGCCAGACAAATACTAGAGAACAAGTTGCTTCCTTTACGCAGAG GTTACATAGGGGTGGTGAACCGTAGTCAGAAGGACATTGATGGGAAAAAGGACATTAAGGAAGCTCTGAGGGCAGAGAAGGAGTTCTTCCTGTCCCACCCAGCCTACAAACACATGTCTGAAAAAATGGGAACACCTTATTTACAAAGAATACTCAACCAG CAATTCACAAACCACATTCGGGACACACTGCCAGCCTTCCGTAGTCATCTGCAGAGCCAGGTTCTGGCATTGAAGAAAGAAGCTGAAGATTACATGCAGTTTAATCCAAATGACCCCGCACGAAGGACCAAGACATTGCTACA ATTAGTTCAGCGCTTTGCTGTTGACTTTGAGAAGCTGATTGAGGGCTCAGGTGACAAAGTAGACACCGTCAACCTGTCCGGAGGAGCTAAGATCAATCGAATCTTCCATGAACGTTTCCCCTATGAACTAatcaag ATCGGGTCTGATGAAGGGAAGCTGCGGACGGAAATCAACTATGCCATCAGAAACACCCATGGTGTCAG GACGGGTTTGTTCACCCCTGACACGGCCTTTGAAGCCATAGTAAAGAAACAGATATCGAGGTTAAAAGGGCCATGTGTTAAATTTATTGACATGGTCAGTCAGGAACTAACCACCACTCTGTACCAGTGTATCGACAAG CTCAGTTCCTTTCCCAAGCTGCGAGATGAGACAGAAAGAATTGTTACCACTGAAATTCGAGAACTAGAGACTAAATGCAGAGACCAG GTCATGTTGCTTATTGACATACAGGTAGCCTACATAAATACCAAACATGAAGACTTTGTTGGCTTCAATAA TTCCCCCCAGATGCACAATCACACCAATACCAAGATTGCTGCACGGATTGGAGGAAAACAG GGTGTGGCGCCTCATTCAAGTCTAATA GTCATACGCAAGGGTTGGCTGACCATCAATAACATTGGCATCATGAAAGGTGGAGCCAAGGAATACTGGTTCATACTTTCTGCAGAGAACCTCTCATGGTTCAAGGATGACAAG GAGAAGGAAAAGAAGTACATGCTTCCACTGGACAACTTAAAGCTCAGAGACGTGGAAAAGGGCTTCATGTCCAGCAAATATGTTTTTGCTATCTTCAACACAGAGTTAAG GTGGATGAGCAGGGGAATGGACCTCCTGAAAACCTCTCCGACCCCCAGCTGGAACGTCAAGTGGAGACCATTAGTAACCTGGTTGATTCCTACATGGGCATCATCTATAAGACGGTCAGGGACTTAA
- the dnm3a gene encoding dynamin 3a isoform X2 produces MGNRGMEDLIPLVNRLRDALSSVGESCSLHLPQIAVVGGQSAGKSSVLENFVGRDFLPRGSGIVTRRPLILQLLSDNTEYGEFLHCQGKKFTDFDEIRKEIETETHRLTGSNKAISPVPIHLRIHSPHVLNLTLVDLPGITKVPVGDQPTDIEYQVRDMIMQYICKENCLILAVTPANTDLANSDALKLAKDVDPQGLRTIGVITKLDLMDEGTNARQILENKLLPLRRGYIGVVNRSQKDIDGKKDIKEALRAEKEFFLSHPAYKHMSEKMGTPYLQRILNQQFTNHIRDTLPAFRSHLQSQVLALKKEAEDYMQFNPNDPARRTKTLLQLVQRFAVDFEKLIEGSGDKVDTVNLSGGAKINRIFHERFPYELIKIGSDEGKLRTEINYAIRNTHGVRTGLFTPDTAFEAIVKKQISRLKGPCVKFIDMVSQELTTTLYQCIDKLSSFPKLRDETERIVTTEIRELETKCRDQVMLLIDIQVAYINTKHEDFVGFNNSPQMHNHTNTKIAARIGGKQVIRKGWLTINNIGIMKGGAKEYWFILSAENLSWFKDDKEKEKKYMLPLDNLKLRDVEKGFMSSKYVFAIFNTELRNVYKDYKCLELACNSQEELDSWKASLLRAGVYPEKVAVDEQGNGPPENLSDPQLERQVETISNLVDSYMGIIYKTVRDLMPKTMMHLMINSVKEFISSELLAQLYALGECSALMDESPEQQQHRVEVLQKHAALKEALAAIGEISTSTCTTPLPPPVDSSWIKPSSLPKTAASGKPGIRSHAPPVPRVPSAGPKSSPNGSRQHTSQQNRTPALVPRRLPPAIPSVK; encoded by the exons GCCCCAGATTGCTGTGGTGGGCGGCCAGAGCGCAGGCAAGAGCTCCGTGCTGGAAAACTTTGTTGGCAG AGACTTCCTTCCGCGGGGTTCAGGAATTGTTACTCGGAGACCTTTAATTCTCCAGCTGCTAAGTGATAACACAG AGTATGGTGAATTTCTACATTGTCAGGGAAAGAAGTTTACAGATTTTGACGAGATCCGCAAGGAAATcgagacagaaacacacagacttacGGGATCTAATAAAGCCATCTCTCCTGTTCCCATCCACCTACGGATCCACTCACCACATG TGCTGAACCTGACTCTTGTAGACCTACCTGGCATCACCAAAGTGCCTGTAGGCGATCAGCCAACAGACATAGAGTACCAGGTACGAGACATGATCATGCAGTACATCTGTAAGGAAAACTGTCTCATCCTGGCTGTCACACCTGCCAACACTGACCTGGCCAACTCTGATGCACTTAAACTGGCCAAAGATGTTGACCCTCAAG GGCTGCGCACAATAGGTGTAATCACCAAGCTGGACCTGATGGATGAAGGAACAAATGCCAGACAAATACTAGAGAACAAGTTGCTTCCTTTACGCAGAG GTTACATAGGGGTGGTGAACCGTAGTCAGAAGGACATTGATGGGAAAAAGGACATTAAGGAAGCTCTGAGGGCAGAGAAGGAGTTCTTCCTGTCCCACCCAGCCTACAAACACATGTCTGAAAAAATGGGAACACCTTATTTACAAAGAATACTCAACCAG CAATTCACAAACCACATTCGGGACACACTGCCAGCCTTCCGTAGTCATCTGCAGAGCCAGGTTCTGGCATTGAAGAAAGAAGCTGAAGATTACATGCAGTTTAATCCAAATGACCCCGCACGAAGGACCAAGACATTGCTACA ATTAGTTCAGCGCTTTGCTGTTGACTTTGAGAAGCTGATTGAGGGCTCAGGTGACAAAGTAGACACCGTCAACCTGTCCGGAGGAGCTAAGATCAATCGAATCTTCCATGAACGTTTCCCCTATGAACTAatcaag ATCGGGTCTGATGAAGGGAAGCTGCGGACGGAAATCAACTATGCCATCAGAAACACCCATGGTGTCAG GACGGGTTTGTTCACCCCTGACACGGCCTTTGAAGCCATAGTAAAGAAACAGATATCGAGGTTAAAAGGGCCATGTGTTAAATTTATTGACATGGTCAGTCAGGAACTAACCACCACTCTGTACCAGTGTATCGACAAG CTCAGTTCCTTTCCCAAGCTGCGAGATGAGACAGAAAGAATTGTTACCACTGAAATTCGAGAACTAGAGACTAAATGCAGAGACCAG GTCATGTTGCTTATTGACATACAGGTAGCCTACATAAATACCAAACATGAAGACTTTGTTGGCTTCAATAA TTCCCCCCAGATGCACAATCACACCAATACCAAGATTGCTGCACGGATTGGAGGAAAACAG GTCATACGCAAGGGTTGGCTGACCATCAATAACATTGGCATCATGAAAGGTGGAGCCAAGGAATACTGGTTCATACTTTCTGCAGAGAACCTCTCATGGTTCAAGGATGACAAG GAGAAGGAAAAGAAGTACATGCTTCCACTGGACAACTTAAAGCTCAGAGACGTGGAAAAGGGCTTCATGTCCAGCAAATATGTTTTTGCTATCTTCAACACAGAGTTAAG GAATGTGTATAAGGACTACAAATGCCTGGAGTTGGCCTGTAACTCTCAGGAGGAGCTGGACAGCTGGAAGGCTTCTCTGCTACGGGCCGGAGTCTACCCTGAGAAAGTTGCT GTGGATGAGCAGGGGAATGGACCTCCTGAAAACCTCTCCGACCCCCAGCTGGAACGTCAAGTGGAGACCATTAGTAACCTGGTTGATTCCTACATGGGCATCATCTATAAGACGGTCAGGGACTTAATGCCAAAGACCATGATGCACCTCATGATTAACAGT GTTAAGGAGTTCATTAGCTCTGAGCTCCTGGCCCAACTCTACGCTCTGGGAGAATGCTCAGCTCTGATGGATGAGTCACCAGAGCAGCAACAGCACCGAGTTGAAGTGCTCCAAAAGCATGCTGCCCTGAAGGAGGCGCTCGCTGCCATTGGAGAAATCTCCACCTCTACCTGCACTACCCCTTTGCCTCCACCTGTGGATTCTTCCTGGATAAAACCATCCAG CCTCCCTAAAACTGCAGCCAGTGGTAAGCCTGGGATCCGTAGCCATGCTCCACCTGTTCCTCGGGTGCCCAGCGCTGGACCCAAAAGCTCCCCTAATGGCTCTCGGCAGCACACTAGTCAACAAAATCGTACCCCAGCCTTGGTGCCAAG GAGGCTTCCCCCAGCAATCCCAAGTGTGAAATAA